A single genomic interval of Chlorogloeopsis sp. ULAP01 harbors:
- a CDS encoding tetratricopeptide repeat protein: MKLSLCMIVKDEERVLPKCLGSVKNVVDEMVILDTGSSDRTPQIAQKFGAKVHHFQWCNDFSAARNAALKYVTGDWILVLDADESLTQKIVPQLREVIHSEEYLLINLLRQEVGAVQSPYSLVSRLFRNHPRIRFSRPYHALVDDSVTEILRQEPHWQIGYLQGVAILHSGYQKSAITQSNKHIKAQKAMEEFLDTHPHDPYVCSKLGALYVETEKIAEGVDLLAKGVKIAGDNYDILYELYYHLGIACSRLQNFKQAIIYYQAAIKLPIYPMLKLGAYNNLGNLLKATGDFKGAKTAYETALQIDASFATGHYNLGMTLKAMGLFTEAIASYQKAIVLNPKNADAYQNLGVVLLKVGNVQGSLNAFRQAIALHEKHNPEEAKRLRQGLHEIGLM, encoded by the coding sequence ATGAAACTGAGCCTGTGCATGATTGTTAAAGATGAAGAACGAGTACTACCCAAATGCCTGGGCAGCGTCAAAAATGTGGTAGACGAAATGGTAATTCTAGATACAGGTTCAAGCGATCGCACTCCCCAGATTGCTCAGAAATTTGGTGCCAAAGTACATCACTTTCAATGGTGCAATGACTTCAGTGCTGCTAGAAATGCGGCTTTAAAATATGTTACAGGTGATTGGATCTTAGTATTAGACGCGGATGAAAGCCTGACGCAGAAAATTGTGCCACAGTTGCGAGAGGTGATACACAGTGAGGAATACCTACTCATTAACCTCCTTCGTCAAGAGGTGGGTGCTGTACAATCTCCCTATTCTTTAGTTTCTCGCCTATTTCGTAACCATCCCCGAATTCGCTTTTCTCGTCCTTACCACGCTTTGGTGGATGATAGTGTCACCGAGATTTTACGCCAAGAACCTCACTGGCAAATTGGTTATTTGCAAGGTGTGGCAATTCTACATTCTGGTTATCAAAAAAGTGCGATTACCCAAAGCAACAAACATATTAAAGCCCAAAAGGCGATGGAAGAGTTTCTTGATACCCATCCCCACGATCCTTATGTGTGCAGTAAGTTGGGTGCTTTGTACGTAGAGACGGAAAAAATAGCTGAAGGTGTAGATTTACTGGCAAAGGGAGTTAAAATTGCCGGAGATAATTACGACATTTTATACGAACTTTACTATCATTTGGGCATTGCTTGCAGCCGTTTGCAAAATTTCAAACAGGCTATTATCTACTATCAAGCTGCAATTAAATTACCTATTTATCCCATGCTAAAACTGGGAGCCTACAATAATTTGGGTAATTTATTAAAAGCAACTGGAGATTTCAAAGGTGCGAAAACAGCTTATGAAACGGCTTTGCAGATAGATGCTAGTTTTGCTACAGGGCATTACAATTTGGGAATGACTCTCAAAGCAATGGGTTTATTTACAGAGGCGATCGCATCTTATCAAAAAGCAATTGTTTTAAATCCTAAAAATGCAGATGCTTATCAAAACTTGGGAGTCGTGTTGCTGAAAGTTGGCAATGTACAAGGCAGTTTGAATGCTTTTCGCCAAGCGATCGCCCTGCATGAAAAACACAACCCTGAAGAAGCAAAACGGCTACGCCAGGGTTTACATGAGATAGGGTTAATGTAG
- the pdxH gene encoding pyridoxamine 5'-phosphate oxidase: MEKTLADLRKDYTLQGLSENDIDPNPFIQFQKWFDQALAAQLPEPNAMTVATATPDGKPSARMVLLKDFDERGFVFFTNYNSQKGQELAENPQAALVFWWAELERQIRIAGYVEKASEQESDEYFQSRPFNSRLGAWASHQSQVIASREELEGRLQALQAKYENQDIPRPAYWGGLRVIPTEIEFWQGRPSRLHDRLLYTRLDDDSWKIERLSP; this comes from the coding sequence ATGGAAAAAACTTTAGCCGACCTTCGCAAAGATTATACATTGCAGGGCTTGAGCGAAAATGATATTGATCCAAATCCTTTTATACAATTTCAAAAATGGTTTGACCAGGCATTAGCTGCCCAGTTGCCAGAACCAAACGCGATGACTGTTGCTACTGCTACACCAGATGGCAAACCCTCCGCAAGAATGGTGCTGCTAAAAGATTTTGATGAACGGGGTTTTGTTTTCTTTACCAACTACAACAGTCAAAAAGGACAAGAGTTAGCCGAAAACCCTCAAGCTGCTTTAGTTTTTTGGTGGGCAGAACTAGAACGGCAAATTCGTATTGCTGGGTATGTAGAAAAAGCTTCTGAACAAGAGTCAGATGAGTATTTTCAAAGTCGTCCTTTCAATAGTCGCCTCGGTGCTTGGGCATCTCATCAAAGCCAAGTAATAGCAAGCCGAGAAGAATTAGAGGGGCGTTTGCAAGCACTGCAAGCAAAATATGAAAATCAAGATATACCCCGCCCTGCTTACTGGGGAGGTTTGCGTGTGATCCCAACAGAAATTGAGTTTTGGCAAGGACGCCCCAGCCGCCTGCACGATCGCTTGCTGTATACTCGTCTTGATGATGACAGTTGGAAAATAGAGCGTTTGTCACCCTAA
- a CDS encoding bifunctional class I SAM-dependent methyltransferase/HIT family protein — MKNQKNKYSHLTAIERISLSLPAQFLLAKNLLEGKILDFGCGLGNDVKLLQQKGFDITGYDPYHFPQYPKEKFDTIICLYVLNVLFSEEQANVLMEVSHLLKPGGKAYYAVRRDIKKEGFREHYIYKKPTYQCIVKLPFKSIYLDEFYEIYEYRHYNLQNNSSHNCLFCNPHKNLTILAESATVYAIFDGYPVSKGHVLVIPKRHISNYFELPSKEQSACWLMVNKVQTILSQEFKPDGFNVGMNVNRDAGQNMMHASIHIIPRYKSDTVGARGGIRYVIPKS, encoded by the coding sequence ATGAAAAATCAAAAAAATAAATATAGTCACCTCACAGCCATAGAAAGAATTTCCCTATCATTACCAGCACAGTTTTTATTAGCAAAAAATCTGCTTGAAGGTAAAATATTAGACTTTGGTTGTGGCTTGGGCAATGATGTTAAATTATTACAACAAAAAGGATTTGATATTACAGGTTACGATCCGTATCATTTTCCTCAATATCCTAAAGAAAAATTTGATACTATTATTTGCTTATACGTTTTAAATGTTTTATTCTCTGAAGAGCAAGCAAATGTTCTTATGGAAGTATCACATCTATTGAAACCAGGTGGTAAAGCCTATTATGCAGTGAGAAGAGATATAAAAAAAGAAGGATTTCGAGAACATTATATTTACAAAAAACCTACATATCAGTGTATTGTAAAGCTACCTTTTAAATCAATATACTTAGATGAATTTTACGAAATTTACGAGTACAGACACTATAATCTACAGAATAATTCTTCCCATAATTGCCTATTTTGTAACCCTCATAAAAATCTAACTATACTAGCCGAGTCAGCAACTGTCTATGCTATTTTTGATGGTTATCCTGTAAGCAAAGGTCATGTTTTAGTTATTCCAAAACGTCACATCAGTAATTATTTTGAACTACCTTCAAAAGAGCAATCTGCTTGTTGGCTTATGGTTAATAAAGTGCAAACCATTCTCAGTCAAGAATTTAAACCAGACGGTTTCAACGTGGGTATGAATGTCAATCGAGATGCTGGGCAAAATATGATGCACGCCAGTATTCATATTATCCCTCGTTACAAAAGTGATACTGTTGGTGCTAGAGGCGGAATAAGATATGTGATTCCAAAAAGTTAG